The Sorex araneus isolate mSorAra2 chromosome X, mSorAra2.pri, whole genome shotgun sequence DNA segment ccaacTTTGATTcctaaagaaaatgtgttttactTAACATTTCAAGACCTGACAAAGGAATTCTAAGTGATTCTACTGCCTTCATTAATTCATTGAGCAGTTATCTGATTGACTTATGCTATGTATTTTACTgttttgatgttttattatttatttgtatgtttagTTTTAGTTTGCAGGCCACACGCTGTGGTGCTCATAGGACCAAAAGGTGCTAGATTTAAGCCTGGGGTTCCAATATGCAAAGCAATAGGTCCAGCTCTTTGAGCAATCTCTCTGcccaataattttttaagaaaaaagtacaTATCAGAGAAAGAACAATTTCCGTCACTTCGACCACTCAAAGAAAACCATTATTTCTTTTAGTCTACCCAGTTCCATAATTTTCCATATGCATGGATGTGTTATGTAACCAAATTTAGTTTTGTCTGAAAATCGGGCTGATGCTGCATATGCAGTTCTAAGaactgttgttttaaaaaaattaatattttacaaagtATCACAAACATCTCTCCCATGCATTCTAGCTGGATCAAAAGACTGCTGGTAACAAGAGTGACACCTAAAGCAAAGTATCAGCATAAGGTAAAGCACATAGCCTAGCAAATGCTTGCCAGGGTAAGCAGGGTCTACAATATTCTCATCAGAGAAATCAGAATTCAAGGCCAAAGGCATTAAGCATATGGAAATCCTTCTAAGTCTGACCCTTACCTCCGCCCCTCACTCCCCTGACACTCGGTTGGCCCCTTGAGGCAAAAGAATCCTGCACATCTCGTTGCATCCAATGAAAACCACCCACTTTCTGCTTTTTCCTTAGGTCTTCCTGAGCCCTTGACAATTCTCCACACTCTTGCATCTCATCACTGTCCAAATGCCTCTCCTGTAAGTTCTCCTGAAAGTCTCTGGAGAAATCCTCCATCCCCCGGTCcgattttctttttgctttccgGGACACACGATCTTCGGCCGGGTGCTTTTCTGCTGCCCATGGCTCACTCCCTGGCTTTTCCTGGAAGTCTGGCTCACCCTCACCGTGTCTTTTTCCCTCATCCTTGAACTTGCCCTGTTTTCCTTGCTTTCCTTCATCTGATTGTCCCTCACCAACTGCCTGTCCCTCAACCTGGCGCTTTCTGTGTCCTGGATTCCACTTTATGTGAGGCATTTCATCATACACTGACTTTCCTTCATCTTCAGGCTCTACTTCAACTTCTGGCTTTCCCTCATTTTCTAGGTTTCCTTCATTTTCTggctttccttcattttctttgtagATCTTTTCCATGTTGAGACTTTCCCTCCTTTTCCTGTCTTAGGAGACAAAGAAGAGACAAAAGAGAATGAGGATAGAGATAACAGAATACAAATGCTAGTACTTGCCTATGATTCAGGGTTTTTCTTGGCCCTATCCCAACTTCCAGGCATCGTCCCACCCATACCtgcccccttccttctctctccaatCCATACATGTTTACAGAAGCCAATAGTGTAGAAAAGCCTACGGGCACTTCGCTCTACATTTAAGAAGGGGTGTGCAGAGAGGAGTGTAAGAGATTTGCTTCCTTAACTTttgctctgggctggagagatagcacagcgggtagggcatttgccttgcacagggccaacctgggttcgattcctctgcccctttcggagagctcagcaagctaccaagagtatcttgcccacaaggtagagcctagcaagctaccgtggcatattcgatatgccaaaaaacagtaacaagaagtctcacaatggagacattactggtgcccgctcgagcaaatcgatgagcaaggggatgatagtgacagtgacaagttttGCTCTGGCTTATTTTACTGACTGGTGTCAACTTACACTGACCTGAAGGAATCTTGCCCATTTCTTCTGTTTCCCCTTCTCTGCAATTACAGATATACATAACTGCAGATACAACACATTAATAACTAGTTCTGATTTAAGCGCTACTCTATCTCAGGGGGCTTTGCAGAGGCcacacctctctctcttgctACTTTATTCTCCCATGTATCTTCATTAGCCTTAAAATATTAAGTTCTCTAAGGTTTTGGCAGAGGCTATTATTCTGAGATTGTAAAATGGGAGACTTGGAGATGGTGTGATAGTGACCTGTACATCTTCTGCTCATATTTAAGTCACTCCCGCAGGATTTGGGTAGTTGCCTTCTCCAACTGACCTTTACTGATCCTGCAGgtctttccttttcttgtctaGGTAGGTGCTTACAACCACAGACCCGCAGACCTGCAGAGAGATAGGAGACAGGTGAGTGGATAACAGATTGAAAAGTGAATGAATAGGAAGTGAACACTGGCTCTTTTCAGacataaaatgtcaaaaatttcCCAACACTTTCCACTCCCCGTGGAAATTCCCAGGTAAAATTCCCCAGTATTTATCTGATGGCCCAAATTTGCAGCCATTCCCTAACAGCCTCTGGTTTGTCTGCGACTGGGTAACgggaaagaaatattatttccaCAGTGTCTCTGTTTTACTGAACTCCCATCccaaatttcttcctttttttcccttgtaAAATGACCAATATCCAGGACAGTGGTATTCAGCAGATCCTGCTGTGTTTAAGTCTCTGCCatcctcacccacccacctcagAGTACCCAAATGGCACAAAGCCCCTCACTTCTTTGAAAATGATGATAGTAGCGTTAGGTGCAAGACAGAAATGCCCAGAGCACACCTGTGTACTCTTCACTCTGCACAGGCCCAGAAAGATCCCATTTTCCTGCAATGCAAGATACAGATTATTTCCAAGCTCAGTAAAATGTCTGCTCCTTGTTATCTCCTCTCAATCCTCCCTAATTCAGAAGTCACGCTCTAGCAACAGGAAGATCATCTCCAGATCTGTCTGTACCCTCGGGCTCTACAATACGTCCTCTACCCCCGCCCCCTACAGACCACCATTTCCTGCTCCAAAATGGACGTAAGGTGAAAAGATAACGCAGAAAGCAGGCCTTGTCCCCTTGCGAGCTCTGCTCCCCCATCACTCACAGGCTGTACCCTCCTTCCACAACGCCAGAGGGACCAATCACACTTCTCTACTCGGGTTCTTCACTTCCGGAAGCCGCAGGATCGCCCACCTTCTGGGTGATTCCAATTCATTCTCAATCCCTATTGGTTCTCAATCACTCCCCTCCATTTCTAGTGCTGAAGGATTAGGCATCCGCGAGTGACTGAGAGCATCCAGCCCTACACCCGCCCTGGTCTTTGCCCTTTGACAGCCCACTCCAGAGCCAGCAGACTGCAGCGAATTTGTAGCCAGCCATCCCAACAACATGCTTTTGCCAGCAATCCACACTTGTACAAGGAATAAGAGACCGTTTCCTCGGCACACAATGTTCTACGCCAAAATGAATGGGCTAGAAAGGGGTGGAAATTGAAAAACAAACCGGTTTTTCTGGAACTCCTATCCCATCCTCTACCCCAAGGGTTCCCCTAGCCCCACCACGGTTTTGACATACCTGCAGGGTTATAGGGTAGTCGCTCCTCTGCCCCTCCGATTGAAATCTGTCTTCCTCCACGGACACAAGGAGCTGGAACCTGCAGGACAGAGATGGCTACAAACGTCAGCTCCTGGTCACGTGAGGGACACGTCACTGGTGGGCTCGGGGTCCCTACTTCCCTCCCACCGGCAGAAAGTGATTCCGGCGCCAGACCACACCTTCTCCTTCGCTATAAacactccccgcccctcccccgcctggcctctgcctccctcccgcaGCCTTCCCGGCATTTGAGACCCTGTCACTCATTTAGGTCTTTTCCAGAGAggattgggtttttttgtttgcttcgtttgggggccacactccacgatgctcagggttttttccctggctctgcgctaaggaatcactcctggcgggctctggggaccaaacgggatgccagagatcaaactcgggtcgaggGTCTCGACCGcgcgcaaggcaagagccatacctgctgtactatccctagGGCCCCTTTACCAGCTGTTCTTAAACACGCAGTCAAATGCCTCTACTTCCCGCTGTACCATACATGTTTGTTACATTCTACACGA contains these protein-coding regions:
- the LOC101537311 gene encoding LOW QUALITY PROTEIN: transcription elongation factor A protein-like 5 (The sequence of the model RefSeq protein was modified relative to this genomic sequence to represent the inferred CDS: deleted 1 base in 1 codon), with the protein product MEKIYKENEGKPENEGNLENEGKPEVEVEPEDEGKSVYDEMPHIKWNPGHRKRQVEGQAVGEGQSDEGKQGKQGKFKDEGKRHGEGEPDFQEKPGSEPWAAEKHPAEDRVSRKAKRKSDRGMEDFSRDFQENLQERHLDSDEMQECGELSRAQEDLRKKQKVGGFHWMQRDVQDSFAQGANRVSGE